A section of the Gloeobacter violaceus PCC 7421 genome encodes:
- a CDS encoding DUF445 domain-containing protein yields MALTIVHYVLPPIVGALIGFTSDTLAIKMLFRPYKPKYFLGRQIPLTPGLFPKGQERFARKVAQMLTDKLLTPDEVHRIAQRLLTPERLEEGLRFALLYALGEYSDGRKRARLAVALGDILQEVFSESLPKWIDALSRSSASNKIFEQIFDQVAGSLRIEEAQAVRLAEWIEKNVFTPDRLRLALINLLTNQTIDTLDKEARERAQGGLWLVANVVGIKGPLSRFKSFCVEQPEAANELFTRFLAEAEVRERLTGALNGLSVQTLSMATVQDLKRQFVTSLTAALSAQGPGLSQRLGESIDWSRWAAEVLDRVVTSEKTLGWIDRIAEGSSRLLDRYLTRELEPLVMKFLPALGLEQMVITKICNTSPQELEAAIEQVARNELRAIPYVGMVLGFCVGLFEVFLITVVIPVG; encoded by the coding sequence TTGGCCCTCACGATCGTTCATTACGTTTTGCCGCCGATTGTCGGAGCGCTGATCGGATTTACCTCCGATACGCTGGCGATCAAGATGCTGTTCCGGCCCTACAAACCGAAATATTTTTTGGGCCGTCAGATCCCGCTGACGCCGGGGCTGTTTCCCAAGGGCCAGGAGCGCTTCGCCCGCAAGGTGGCCCAGATGCTCACCGACAAATTGCTCACCCCCGACGAGGTACACCGCATCGCCCAGCGCCTGCTCACCCCCGAGCGCCTCGAAGAAGGCTTGCGCTTCGCCCTGCTCTACGCCCTGGGCGAATACAGCGACGGGCGCAAGCGGGCGCGGCTGGCGGTCGCCCTGGGAGATATCCTTCAGGAAGTCTTCAGCGAGTCGCTGCCCAAGTGGATCGACGCGCTCAGCCGCTCCTCCGCCTCCAACAAGATTTTCGAGCAAATTTTTGATCAGGTGGCCGGTTCGCTGCGCATCGAGGAGGCGCAGGCGGTGCGCCTTGCGGAGTGGATCGAGAAGAACGTCTTTACCCCCGACCGGCTGAGGCTCGCCCTGATCAACTTGCTCACCAATCAGACCATCGACACGCTCGATAAAGAAGCCCGCGAGCGCGCCCAGGGCGGCTTGTGGCTGGTGGCCAACGTCGTGGGCATCAAAGGTCCCCTCTCGCGCTTCAAGTCCTTCTGTGTCGAGCAGCCCGAGGCGGCCAACGAACTATTTACCCGTTTTCTGGCGGAGGCGGAGGTGCGCGAGCGGCTGACGGGGGCGCTCAACGGTCTGAGTGTGCAGACGCTTTCGATGGCCACCGTCCAGGATCTCAAGCGGCAGTTCGTGACCAGCCTCACCGCGGCGCTGAGCGCCCAGGGACCGGGGCTCAGCCAGCGTCTCGGCGAATCGATCGACTGGAGCCGCTGGGCGGCGGAGGTGCTCGACCGGGTGGTCACCTCCGAGAAGACCCTGGGGTGGATCGACCGCATCGCCGAGGGCAGCAGCCGTCTATTGGATCGCTACTTGACCCGCGAGTTGGAGCCGCTGGTCATGAAGTTCCTGCCCGCTCTGGGTCTGGAGCAGATGGTGATCACCAAGATCTGCAACACCTCCCCGCAAGAATTGGAAGCGGCCATCGAGCAGGTGGCCCGCAACGAACTGCGGGCGATTCCTTATGTCGGTATGGTTTTGGGATTTTGCGTGGGCCTTTTTGAGGTCTTCTTAATCACCGTGGTCATTCCCGTGGGTTAG
- a CDS encoding Uma2 family endonuclease: protein MFALISPERIELPPGAVVRMPATWQEYQSLTERRGDKATPRIRYCAGEVLLMSPLPKHGRDANLMADVVKALLDHLGRDYDAYTPVTMQLPQETGIEPDYCFYIDHWRAVAGKDRINWQTDPPPDLALEVDVTSYTNINSYLPYFVPEVWLLKEKLLEIYQLRVDKYQLQDTSLYFPEFNLRSIVEDALQLAYSRNSGSAIQRLRQRLSAGNYGCTGRISSEET, encoded by the coding sequence ATGTTTGCGCTGATTTCGCCGGAGAGAATCGAACTACCCCCGGGCGCTGTGGTCCGTATGCCAGCGACCTGGCAAGAGTATCAAAGTTTGACCGAACGGCGAGGAGACAAGGCCACTCCCCGCATCAGATATTGTGCTGGTGAAGTTTTGCTGATGTCACCACTTCCCAAACACGGCAGAGATGCCAACCTCATGGCGGATGTCGTCAAGGCGCTGCTCGACCACCTGGGTAGAGATTACGATGCCTACACCCCAGTCACAATGCAGCTTCCACAAGAAACTGGCATCGAGCCGGACTACTGTTTTTACATCGATCATTGGCGGGCCGTCGCTGGAAAAGATCGGATTAACTGGCAAACGGATCCGCCGCCGGATCTAGCTTTGGAGGTCGATGTCACAAGCTACACTAACATCAACAGTTATCTGCCCTATTTTGTTCCAGAAGTCTGGCTACTCAAAGAGAAGTTATTGGAGATATACCAACTGCGAGTTGACAAATATCAGCTTCAGGATACAAGCCTTTATTTTCCTGAATTTAATCTGCGATCGATTGTAGAGGACGCCCTGCAACTTGCCTACAGCCGTAATTCCGGTTCAGCAATTCAGAGACTTCGTCAAAGGTTAAGCGCTGGAAACTACGGCTGTACAGGAAGAATCTCTTCCGAGGAAACTTGA
- a CDS encoding peroxiredoxin yields MAIEVGRPAPDFTLDGSQGPVTLSQYRGKNNVLLAFYPGDFTPVCTKELTCFVEDWSKFQGKDTVILGISSGSVDSKSKFAQSLGAQFPLLSDGEKRVAGLYDVSGFLGVARAYFIVDKQGVLRYKHVEALPFFKREDEELLGVLAEL; encoded by the coding sequence ATGGCAATCGAAGTCGGCCGTCCGGCACCCGATTTTACCCTCGACGGTTCCCAGGGACCGGTCACCCTCTCGCAGTACCGGGGCAAAAACAACGTCCTGCTTGCTTTCTACCCCGGCGATTTTACGCCCGTGTGCACCAAGGAGCTGACCTGTTTTGTCGAGGACTGGTCGAAGTTCCAGGGCAAGGACACGGTGATTCTGGGCATCAGCAGCGGCTCGGTCGACTCGAAGAGCAAGTTTGCCCAATCGCTGGGAGCGCAGTTTCCCCTACTCAGCGACGGCGAGAAGCGCGTGGCGGGCCTTTACGACGTCTCGGGCTTTTTGGGAGTCGCCCGCGCCTACTTCATCGTCGACAAGCAAGGCGTGCTGCGCTACAAGCATGTGGAAGCGCTCCCATTTTTCAAGCGCGAGGACGAGGAGTTGTTGGGCGTGCTGGCAGAGTTGTAA